One segment of Deltaproteobacteria bacterium DNA contains the following:
- a CDS encoding VWA domain-containing protein — MGYFSKLRCRTRSFCGCAPLLALTYFIFLSACTDSRLEYPQVEVISLEYDDELTIKGSFCASPAADIAYPVKIMFIVDGSGSLQFSDQNRQRVVAVENAIGALLGQPNVYFKIIVFNAAVSTTPPNFGNPVPPPVFTNDLSTIMPGLIDLTKADTLTDYQGALAVAYAELLRDMTDIRNDPTRGPAELGRTKYVIIFISDGFPDPQCKVGAGNDLDPLDTIDGLNDICENQDYINCTLHVSDEVDTTVCNGTTCTYNNTLCWDLPNYATLFGGLSTLELMAGNDYNQPYQILAKVQDIMDLASRYGVGEMRMHTGLVLDPQANDAIIQLFGDPAQAIPLVQEMANIGDGLFMQFYGGDQINFLQIDYQSLQQPRVVRGFIANNLMALPNAQGYTVDTDGDGLSDAEEIKIGTKLRVADTDGDGYSDAFEEHRRSFGFDPLDACMPKLVDVDGADPLAPCDKTAPMNCNFEIGPNGRAYIDTDRDGIHDCEENNYGLNSSTPDTDHDGIPDPLELAFGTDPLLWDYERDFDGDGIPNGRESTWHLPPLSLQSNVITQARYRYDLEEVEKTVDGRPCYDFVIRHIKLAPTKENNDLNLEVGHNNIRLYIVESMADNLAGPPLIRTACINARYIPPSLKVPAGGEVQLSVVDENDPDFGNRDVDERFFKYLWSDDPIFNSDEALGNIFDPTTDCITPQ; from the coding sequence GTGGGTTATTTTAGTAAGTTAAGATGCCGTACTCGTTCCTTTTGTGGTTGTGCTCCCCTTTTAGCCCTCACTTATTTTATTTTTTTAAGCGCTTGTACTGATTCAAGGCTTGAATATCCGCAAGTTGAGGTTATATCACTCGAATATGACGACGAACTTACTATAAAGGGTAGCTTTTGCGCCTCTCCAGCCGCTGATATCGCCTATCCGGTCAAAATAATGTTCATTGTTGACGGCTCGGGATCCTTGCAATTTAGCGATCAAAACCGCCAACGAGTAGTTGCGGTTGAAAACGCCATTGGTGCACTTCTTGGTCAACCCAATGTCTACTTTAAAATTATAGTATTCAATGCGGCGGTATCTACTACTCCCCCAAATTTTGGTAATCCTGTGCCACCACCAGTTTTCACTAATGATTTATCTACTATAATGCCGGGATTAATTGATCTTACCAAAGCTGATACCCTTACTGACTACCAGGGTGCACTGGCGGTTGCTTACGCTGAATTGTTGCGCGATATGACCGATATACGAAATGACCCTACAAGGGGCCCTGCTGAGCTAGGGCGTACAAAATATGTAATTATTTTTATTTCTGATGGATTCCCAGATCCGCAATGCAAAGTAGGCGCTGGTAATGATCTTGATCCGTTAGACACCATCGACGGTCTAAATGATATTTGCGAAAATCAAGATTATATCAATTGCACGCTACATGTAAGCGATGAAGTTGATACTACTGTATGCAACGGTACGACTTGCACCTATAACAACACTTTATGTTGGGATCTTCCTAATTATGCCACTCTCTTTGGTGGCCTATCTACCTTAGAGCTAATGGCCGGCAATGATTATAACCAACCCTATCAAATTTTAGCTAAAGTCCAAGATATTATGGATCTTGCCTCACGTTATGGTGTCGGTGAAATGCGCATGCACACTGGTTTAGTGCTCGATCCGCAAGCAAATGATGCGATTATTCAACTTTTCGGTGATCCCGCTCAAGCTATCCCACTCGTCCAAGAAATGGCCAATATTGGTGATGGGCTCTTCATGCAGTTTTATGGTGGTGATCAAATTAACTTTTTACAAATTGACTATCAATCGCTGCAACAACCACGTGTAGTTCGTGGCTTTATTGCCAATAACTTGATGGCCTTACCTAATGCTCAAGGTTATACTGTTGATACTGATGGTGACGGACTTTCTGATGCTGAAGAAATAAAAATTGGTACAAAATTACGTGTCGCCGACACTGATGGTGATGGCTATAGCGACGCTTTTGAAGAGCATCGTCGTTCATTTGGTTTTGATCCATTAGATGCCTGTATGCCCAAACTTGTTGACGTTGACGGTGCTGACCCCCTTGCTCCCTGTGACAAAACCGCACCAATGAATTGCAATTTTGAAATTGGTCCAAATGGGCGCGCCTATATTGATACTGACCGCGATGGCATACATGATTGTGAAGAAAATAATTATGGTCTTAACAGCTCGACACCCGACACTGACCATGATGGCATCCCTGATCCACTTGAATTAGCCTTTGGTACTGATCCCTTGCTTTGGGATTATGAGCGTGATTTTGATGGTGACGGCATTCCCAATGGTCGCGAATCTACATGGCATTTGCCACCTTTATCACTACAAAGTAATGTTATTACCCAAGCTCGTTATCGTTATGATTTAGAAGAAGTAGAAAAAACTGTTGATGGCCGACCATGCTACGACTTTGTAATTAGGCATATAAAACTTGCTCCAACTAAAGAAAACAATGACTTGAATTTAGAAGTAGGACATAACAATATTCGTTTATATATAGTCGAAAGCATGGCAGATAATCTTGCTGGACCACCATTAATCCGCACCGCTTGTATTAATGCTCGTTATATACCACCAAGTTTAAAAGTTCCTGCTGGCGGTGAAGTGCAATTATCGGTGGTAGATGAAAATGATCCCGATTTTGGCAACCGCGATGTAGATGAACGTTTCTTTAAATATTTATGGAGTGATGACCCAATATTTAATAGTGATGAAGCATTAGGTAATATCTTTGACCCAACTACCGATTGCATAACTCCTCAATAG
- a CDS encoding thrombospondin type 3 repeat-containing protein, which translates to MQRRFYMFIGFCAALLWGGTAMAIECIGSTECGAPQQSGGGCGCGGGSFLVNLTDSGQSYQFADDFDGDGIEDNFDNCPFMSNIDRLDGDGDDVGDACDNCVSIINEDQKDTDGDGVGDLCDDDIDGDGVLNDAPDNCKLVYNPTQKDTDGNGVGNACDPDIDGDGVDNADDPCPLRADDNPENGLCVDDADQDGLNDLEDPCPTMGPLPGGYATDDRNGDGKGDACDEDRDGDDVLNYKDNCPDVPNAAQIDLDRDGKGDNGLWEEGAPQSCDTEECYYAEYPHAADAECLDTDGAFNIALTAVSKRKDGTFETGDDIPITLITNRLGVQHKWTARLAEAPSESEAVLKNAQSIASTLGNSPQVASCVRGEGEGDNFVCTELNNIRLKPDTRGRYVVSVTAELPNGDTMGRSAQTASVMLDVSGVKKGGCAAISGSSALIAGIMCLAGLLNRRRRR; encoded by the coding sequence ATGCAGCGTCGGTTCTATATGTTCATAGGTTTTTGTGCCGCCTTATTGTGGGGCGGGACAGCAATGGCAATCGAGTGTATAGGCTCAACAGAATGTGGTGCCCCGCAGCAATCAGGAGGTGGTTGTGGCTGTGGTGGCGGCTCATTTTTAGTTAATCTTACTGATAGTGGCCAAAGCTATCAATTTGCTGATGACTTTGATGGTGATGGCATCGAAGATAATTTTGATAATTGCCCATTTATGTCAAATATCGATAGACTCGATGGCGACGGTGATGATGTGGGTGACGCATGTGATAATTGCGTTAGTATTATTAATGAAGATCAAAAAGATACTGATGGCGATGGTGTAGGTGACCTGTGTGACGATGATATTGATGGTGACGGTGTACTAAACGATGCACCAGATAATTGCAAATTAGTATATAACCCTACCCAAAAAGATACTGATGGTAACGGTGTGGGTAATGCTTGTGATCCAGATATTGATGGCGATGGCGTAGATAATGCAGATGACCCTTGCCCACTACGTGCTGATGATAATCCCGAAAATGGTCTCTGTGTTGATGACGCTGACCAAGACGGTCTTAATGATTTAGAAGATCCTTGTCCAACAATGGGTCCACTTCCTGGTGGATATGCTACTGATGATCGTAATGGTGACGGCAAAGGTGATGCCTGCGACGAAGATCGTGACGGTGATGACGTACTTAACTATAAAGATAACTGCCCAGATGTACCCAATGCTGCGCAAATCGATTTAGATCGTGACGGCAAGGGTGATAATGGCCTCTGGGAAGAGGGTGCTCCACAATCATGTGACACTGAAGAATGCTATTATGCCGAATATCCGCATGCAGCAGATGCTGAATGCTTAGATACTGATGGTGCCTTTAATATTGCGCTTACCGCTGTTTCAAAACGTAAAGATGGCACCTTCGAAACTGGCGATGATATTCCAATTACCCTAATTACTAATCGCTTAGGCGTACAGCATAAGTGGACCGCACGTTTGGCAGAAGCCCCCAGCGAGAGTGAGGCAGTATTAAAGAATGCTCAATCAATAGCCTCAACTCTTGGTAATAGCCCTCAAGTTGCCAGTTGTGTTCGTGGCGAAGGTGAAGGTGACAACTTTGTATGTACTGAATTAAACAATATTCGCCTAAAACCCGACACCCGTGGCCGCTATGTAGTCAGTGTTACTGCCGAACTGCCCAATGGTGATACTATGGGCCGCTCAGCACAAACTGCATCGGTTATGCTAGATGTTAGTGGTGTTAAAAAAGGCGGTTGCGCTGCTATCAGTGGCTCAAGTGCCTTAATTGCCGGAATAATGTGCTTAGCTGGATTGCTAAACCGACGACGACGCCGCTAA
- the priA gene encoding primosomal protein N' encodes MTAPIESPTKNEVIVRVVLNEPVPLLDYRVPSHLQEQVRKGIAILVPLRRRRTGAYVTEVRYGNAPAGITLKDIEGIDPERPALPESLIDLILFAAKYYIVSAGEMLACALPSMARLAAPTYRITKKGREAINQVKSDSILKSILDIAASVRNGFTVVALERRLGLSRRLAARELKHATKEGLLYIRSRRTRRLALTQEVTPTILLSTENIKDVIPAKAGIQNLTNAQAEATAKITQAIDKGKFQAILLEGVTSSGKTEVYMQAIAHALAAGKTALVLVPEIALTPQLGQAFINRFGDRVAIVHSGLTVSQRRDQWERIANNEACIGLGARSAIFLPFINIGVLVVDEEHEATFKQEETPRYNARDLAVVRAKHENAVVILGSATPSLESRANANHSRYQHLLLSERVHRRPMPEIERINLQTAPKIGEGLLTERMARALERVLTSGEQAILYLNRRGFAPYVYCRDCGYAYRCVDCDVALTLHRAKDLLICHHCGYQEMTPDECKKCNGNRLVSSGAGLEKLDIELKEFFGSIKLARLDRDSIRTRKQLLEQLQLFRSGEAKILLGTQMVTKGHDFPGVTLVGVIQADNSLNFPDFRAAERTFQLLTQVAGRAGRGDKTGIVIVQGYDINHYAIETATRYDYMGFVERELAHRREMNYPPFSHLALLRLEGTNESQTQIAASTACEELQARMRGCVEANEVSILGPAPAPITRLRGRWRWQILIKAASRVALRKVIAPVKISDSVRQILDVDPYSML; translated from the coding sequence ATGACTGCGCCAATTGAGTCTCCTACCAAAAACGAAGTAATAGTTAGAGTGGTACTTAATGAGCCTGTACCATTGTTAGACTATCGCGTTCCTTCACATCTACAAGAACAGGTACGCAAAGGTATTGCCATACTTGTGCCACTGCGGCGTCGGCGTACCGGGGCTTATGTAACTGAAGTACGTTATGGTAATGCACCAGCTGGAATAACTTTAAAAGATATTGAAGGCATAGATCCTGAGCGTCCGGCTTTGCCAGAATCACTTATTGATTTAATATTATTTGCGGCAAAGTATTACATTGTAAGTGCAGGTGAGATGTTAGCTTGCGCTTTGCCTTCAATGGCACGCTTAGCTGCGCCAACTTATCGTATTACCAAAAAAGGACGTGAGGCCATTAATCAAGTCAAGTCAGACTCAATATTAAAGTCTATTCTTGATATTGCTGCTTCAGTTCGTAATGGTTTTACCGTAGTTGCCTTAGAACGTCGTCTTGGTTTAAGTCGTCGTTTGGCAGCTCGTGAGTTAAAACATGCCACTAAGGAAGGTTTACTTTATATTAGAAGCAGGCGAACTCGTCGTCTAGCACTAACCCAAGAAGTTACTCCCACTATATTACTTTCTACAGAAAATATTAAAGACGTCATCCCCGCGAAAGCGGGGATCCAGAATCTAACTAATGCCCAAGCCGAGGCTACTGCAAAAATAACTCAAGCAATTGATAAAGGTAAGTTTCAAGCAATACTACTTGAAGGAGTTACTAGTAGCGGTAAAACCGAAGTATATATGCAGGCTATCGCTCACGCCTTAGCAGCAGGTAAAACTGCACTAGTGTTAGTGCCTGAGATTGCTTTAACTCCGCAATTAGGCCAAGCGTTTATCAATCGTTTTGGTGATCGCGTAGCAATTGTTCATTCAGGCTTAACGGTTTCCCAGCGTCGTGATCAATGGGAACGAATTGCTAATAATGAAGCTTGTATTGGCTTAGGTGCACGAAGTGCGATTTTTTTACCTTTTATCAATATTGGGGTGCTGGTAGTTGACGAAGAACATGAAGCTACTTTCAAACAAGAAGAAACCCCTCGTTATAATGCCCGTGATTTAGCGGTAGTGCGTGCAAAACATGAAAATGCCGTAGTAATATTAGGTTCAGCGACGCCTTCACTTGAATCAAGAGCTAATGCAAATCATAGTCGCTATCAGCATTTATTACTTTCTGAGCGAGTACATCGCCGTCCTATGCCCGAAATTGAAAGAATAAATTTGCAAACTGCGCCAAAGATTGGTGAGGGTTTGCTTACTGAGCGGATGGCCCGTGCTCTTGAGCGAGTGCTAACTAGCGGTGAACAAGCTATTTTATATCTAAATCGCCGTGGTTTTGCTCCTTATGTTTATTGTCGTGATTGTGGCTATGCATATCGTTGTGTTGACTGTGATGTAGCCCTAACTTTGCATCGCGCTAAAGATTTGTTGATTTGTCATCATTGTGGCTATCAAGAAATGACCCCTGATGAATGCAAAAAGTGCAATGGCAATCGTTTAGTTAGCTCAGGGGCAGGTTTAGAAAAGCTTGATATCGAATTAAAAGAATTTTTTGGCTCAATAAAACTAGCACGTCTTGATCGCGATAGCATACGTACTCGCAAACAATTGCTTGAGCAACTACAACTTTTTCGCAGTGGCGAGGCTAAGATATTATTGGGCACCCAAATGGTCACCAAGGGGCACGATTTTCCGGGGGTTACCTTAGTTGGGGTAATTCAAGCTGATAATAGTCTAAATTTTCCGGATTTTCGTGCTGCAGAGCGTACCTTTCAATTATTAACTCAAGTAGCTGGCCGCGCTGGTCGAGGTGATAAAACAGGAATTGTTATTGTTCAGGGCTATGACATTAATCACTACGCCATCGAAACTGCAACTCGTTATGATTATATGGGTTTTGTTGAGCGAGAATTAGCACACCGGCGAGAAATGAATTATCCCCCTTTCAGCCATTTGGCGCTATTACGTTTAGAAGGGACAAATGAAAGTCAGACGCAGATCGCGGCTAGTACTGCTTGCGAAGAATTGCAGGCACGGATGCGTGGCTGTGTAGAAGCAAATGAGGTATCAATATTAGGCCCAGCACCAGCGCCAATTACGCGTTTGCGTGGTAGATGGCGTTGGCAAATATTAATCAAAGCAGCTTCAAGGGTGGCGCTTCGTAAAGTGATTGCACCAGTTAAAATATCAGATAGTGTCAGGCAAATTCTTGATGTTGATCCATACAGCATGTTGTAA
- a CDS encoding DnaJ domain-containing protein has protein sequence MTKPILIVDDAQNSLAELASIIAAKGYQAMVVPANAVAVVHFAEQKPELVFVSLGLPEPLVICEGIRSDPDGAIVPIILIGSNHAEVNSPADALNQGADYYFSLPIDDTKVIAKIATYIGPGEAFAQEVIKLSVTGAIAGATAGESNESTINNINAPQIEASVLNNAPISAPTEADPPLSGVITQSELAVTSNLPKIVSDDLASTAKASLKMSNAADALLAVIAEKEADFLRSDDNSEATNYDVEAARRAENEAWRRTEQELRLDTSLPTPQNYDEARRQAEAQARRRIEEEARRQAEQDARQQAEAQARRRVEEDARRRVEEEARRRIEEEARRQAEEDARHKAEEDARMRVEAESRERIDDDIRKKIEEETRLRLEQEMHSRIEEETRKHIEVETRRKLEQELRHRTQSMESKEAEIRRQVELELRREMGLPAPAENTVTSSQLDTTFAANHDPAKPEVRPVKDVAKAAGIIAADPSEGLIESTNDIAMLMYSFYTQKISGRVDFTSQSRQKTVFFEKGIPVDAYSSQVYDRIEEYLLREGRITRAQYQDVRVKSLRGPRRVAAYLASEGYLKPDELFVAVRGHLQETLYGLFEWEEGEYHYFVERVAPEDKVALDSDPRVIIAEGVRRKYLLPRMMTRVGGPSSIVVVRGNKADLESLNLASEELSVVRLLDGTRSLEDAIFSSGIEALRVYHAVVILVTMSLAEVTVRGIEGISKDGASGADAIDRARISDKLEQVRNDDYFKILGVTRSATTFEIDRAYERISGEFQPQRFSSKIQEDMYDELFEIEQVLREARQVLRDEKVRERYDKHIPI, from the coding sequence ATGACGAAACCGATTTTAATAGTTGATGACGCTCAAAACAGCCTAGCTGAGCTGGCCTCGATAATTGCGGCCAAAGGCTATCAAGCTATGGTAGTGCCAGCTAATGCGGTGGCGGTTGTCCACTTTGCCGAGCAAAAACCAGAGCTTGTTTTTGTAAGCTTAGGTTTGCCAGAGCCATTAGTGATTTGTGAAGGTATTCGTTCGGATCCTGATGGTGCAATTGTTCCCATAATTTTAATCGGTAGCAATCATGCTGAAGTTAATTCACCTGCAGATGCGTTAAATCAAGGCGCTGATTATTATTTTTCTTTGCCCATAGATGACACCAAGGTTATTGCTAAAATTGCAACTTACATTGGTCCGGGTGAAGCATTTGCGCAAGAGGTAATCAAACTATCAGTAACAGGGGCAATAGCAGGAGCAACAGCAGGGGAATCAAACGAGAGTACTATTAACAATATTAATGCACCTCAAATAGAAGCTTCGGTTTTAAATAACGCACCAATTTCAGCGCCTACTGAGGCAGATCCGCCGTTGAGTGGTGTGATAACTCAAAGTGAATTAGCAGTAACAAGTAATTTACCAAAGATTGTTTCTGATGATTTAGCCTCAACTGCTAAGGCATCTTTGAAAATGTCGAATGCCGCCGATGCATTGCTGGCAGTTATTGCTGAAAAAGAAGCGGATTTTTTAAGAAGTGATGATAATAGTGAGGCCACTAATTACGATGTTGAAGCTGCTCGTCGTGCTGAAAATGAAGCATGGCGGCGTACTGAACAAGAGCTACGTTTAGACACGTCATTACCAACACCACAAAACTATGACGAAGCGCGTCGTCAAGCTGAAGCACAAGCACGCCGTCGTATTGAAGAAGAGGCGCGTCGACAAGCTGAACAAGACGCTCGTCAGCAAGCTGAAGCACAAGCCCGTCGTCGTGTTGAAGAAGATGCCCGTCGTCGTGTTGAAGAAGAAGCACGCCGTCGTATTGAAGAAGAAGCGCGTCGCCAAGCCGAAGAAGATGCTCGCCATAAGGCTGAAGAAGATGCCCGTATGCGAGTAGAAGCCGAATCTCGTGAGCGTATCGATGATGATATTCGTAAAAAGATTGAAGAAGAGACACGTCTTAGACTTGAACAAGAAATGCACAGCCGTATTGAAGAGGAGACTCGCAAACATATTGAAGTAGAAACGCGGCGTAAACTTGAGCAGGAGTTAAGGCATCGCACTCAATCAATGGAGAGTAAAGAGGCTGAAATTCGTCGACAGGTTGAATTAGAACTTCGTCGCGAAATGGGTTTACCAGCACCTGCGGAAAATACTGTGACAAGCAGCCAGCTTGATACTACTTTTGCAGCGAATCATGACCCAGCAAAACCAGAAGTAAGACCGGTAAAAGATGTAGCTAAAGCAGCAGGTATAATTGCAGCTGATCCCAGCGAAGGTTTAATCGAATCAACTAATGATATCGCGATGTTGATGTACTCGTTTTATACGCAAAAAATAAGCGGTCGCGTAGATTTTACTTCCCAATCTCGCCAGAAAACGGTGTTTTTTGAAAAAGGTATACCGGTAGATGCATATTCTAGTCAGGTATATGATCGTATTGAAGAATACCTTTTACGCGAGGGCCGTATTACTCGTGCTCAATATCAAGATGTGCGAGTTAAATCACTGCGAGGTCCACGGCGGGTGGCGGCTTATCTTGCCAGTGAAGGTTATTTAAAACCTGATGAATTATTTGTGGCAGTTCGTGGTCATCTGCAAGAAACTTTATATGGCTTATTTGAATGGGAAGAAGGCGAGTATCACTATTTTGTTGAGCGTGTGGCACCTGAGGATAAAGTTGCCTTAGATTCTGATCCGCGCGTAATTATTGCCGAGGGGGTTCGACGTAAATATCTCTTGCCACGGATGATGACTCGGGTTGGTGGGCCAAGCTCCATAGTGGTGGTACGAGGAAATAAGGCAGATTTAGAGTCATTAAATTTAGCTAGCGAAGAATTGAGTGTGGTTCGTTTGCTTGATGGCACTCGTAGTTTAGAAGATGCAATATTTAGTAGCGGTATTGAAGCACTACGTGTTTATCATGCTGTAGTTATTTTAGTGACCATGTCATTAGCTGAAGTTACTGTACGTGGGATTGAAGGAATTAGTAAAGACGGCGCTAGTGGTGCTGATGCTATTGATCGTGCCCGTATTAGCGATAAGCTTGAACAAGTTAGAAACGATGATTATTTCAAAATACTTGGGGTAACTCGAAGTGCTACTACTTTTGAAATTGACCGCGCTTATGAACGCATTTCTGGTGAATTTCAACCGCAGCGTTTCTCTAGCAAAATTCAAGAAGATATGTACGACGAATTATTTGAAATTGAACAAGTATTGCGTGAAGCTCGCCAGGTATTACGCGATGAAAAAGTACGCGAGAGGTATGATAAACATATACCAATTTAA
- a CDS encoding metal ABC transporter permease — MLTAFSYAFMQRALIIGLIVGLLCAVLSVFIVLKRWAFIGEGISHAAFGGVAIGLLLGQSSITFTTIIFCLTTAYLIGLTSRGSRVSADSAIGIFLVASMALGVLILALRRNYSVDIFGYLFGNLLATDNHDVTAAAIVAIVVLGFIVIFFKEISSFTFDPVMAEASGLPVRLLHYGLLTAIALTVVIAVRVVGLILVSALLILPAATARPLARHLLTMMLIAIGITIICVSFGLWSSYALNTPSGATIVLALFVVFLLSLMFGRSVRQHNN, encoded by the coding sequence ATGCTAACCGCTTTTTCATATGCATTTATGCAACGAGCTCTAATAATCGGGCTTATTGTTGGTTTGCTCTGTGCCGTATTGTCAGTATTTATTGTACTAAAGCGTTGGGCTTTTATTGGCGAAGGGATATCTCATGCCGCCTTTGGTGGGGTAGCTATTGGTTTGTTATTGGGGCAATCGTCCATTACTTTTACTACTATTATTTTTTGCCTGACGACCGCCTATCTTATTGGACTTACTAGTCGTGGTAGTAGAGTATCTGCTGATAGCGCTATCGGTATTTTTCTAGTGGCTTCTATGGCGTTAGGAGTATTGATTTTAGCTCTACGCCGTAATTACTCTGTAGATATTTTCGGTTATCTCTTTGGCAATCTCTTAGCCACTGATAATCATGATGTTACGGCAGCAGCAATTGTTGCTATTGTGGTGTTAGGTTTTATAGTTATCTTTTTTAAAGAAATAAGCTCATTTACTTTTGACCCAGTAATGGCAGAAGCATCTGGATTACCAGTACGTTTGCTTCATTATGGTTTGTTAACTGCCATTGCTCTTACTGTTGTTATTGCAGTTAGAGTCGTAGGGTTAATTTTAGTTAGTGCTTTACTAATTTTACCGGCGGCCACTGCTCGGCCTCTGGCACGTCATTTACTGACTATGATGTTAATAGCAATTGGGATTACGATTATTTGTGTTAGCTTCGGATTATGGAGTAGTTATGCACTCAATACTCCTTCTGGAGCAACTATTGTATTAGCTTTATTTGTAGTCTTTTTATTATCACTAATGTTTGGACGTTCGGTGCGACAACACAATAATTGA
- a CDS encoding metal ABC transporter ATP-binding protein, translated as MKPVEISGLNYAIAGQLILENVSLQIEENEFVGLIGPNGGGKTTLLRIMLGLIRGWSGEIKIFGTNPLKLGNKRQLVAYVPQGNTSTIGFPATTLDVVLMGRIPTRGLFHSLTAEDRDVAAAMLTEVAMIHYRHRSFSDLSGGQRQRVLIARALATQPKLLLLDEPTTGIDQAAQASFYELLAKLKQQFGISLIMSSHDLSAVSQHCTNVACLNRLMYQHDSPKQLNHQTLYELFGPHLELCIHGDVPHRVLKTHEPTSQNNSATTSAPPKDT; from the coding sequence GTGAAACCTGTTGAAATTAGTGGTTTAAATTATGCAATCGCGGGACAATTAATTCTCGAAAACGTCAGCTTACAAATTGAAGAAAATGAATTTGTCGGACTTATTGGTCCTAATGGCGGCGGCAAAACTACTCTTTTGAGAATTATGCTTGGCCTAATTCGAGGATGGAGTGGTGAAATAAAAATATTTGGTACTAATCCTTTAAAACTTGGAAACAAACGCCAATTAGTTGCCTATGTTCCACAAGGAAACACCAGTACTATTGGTTTCCCTGCAACAACCTTAGATGTTGTATTAATGGGGCGCATACCTACAAGGGGATTATTTCATTCGCTTACCGCTGAAGATCGTGATGTTGCTGCTGCTATGTTAACCGAAGTGGCTATGATTCATTATAGGCATCGTTCTTTTAGTGATTTGTCTGGTGGCCAACGCCAGCGAGTTTTGATCGCTCGTGCCTTAGCTACTCAACCAAAATTACTTTTACTCGACGAACCAACTACTGGCATTGATCAAGCGGCACAAGCTTCGTTCTATGAACTTTTAGCTAAACTTAAACAACAATTTGGTATCTCGCTGATTATGTCATCGCATGATCTTAGTGCGGTTTCTCAACATTGTACTAATGTCGCTTGCCTTAATCGACTTATGTATCAACACGATTCACCTAAACAGCTAAATCATCAAACGCTGTATGAATTATTTGGCCCCCATCTCGAACTTTGTATACATGGAGATGTGCCACATCGAGTTTTAAAAACACACGAACCAACATCACAAAATAATTCAGCAACCACTAGCGCACCACCAAAAGATACTTAA